In Parasegetibacter sp. NRK P23, the genomic stretch AGCCGACATCCGCAGTAAACTCACAAAATCCATCACACTGAACATCCCCATGCTCTCCGCGGCAATGGATACCGTTACGGAAGCCACGCTGGCCATAGCGCTGGCGAGAGAAGGTGGTTTAGGCATTCTCCACAAGAACATGAGCGTGGAAAAGCAGGCCGAACATGTAAGAAAAGTTAAAAGAAGTGAAAGCGGCCTCATCATCGATCCGGTTACATTACACGAAGACGCAACCATCGCCGACGCGTTAAGGCTGATGAAAGAGAATAAGATCGGTGGTATTCCCATTACCGACGCGAAAGAAAAACTGGTGGGTATCCTCACCAACAGAGACCTTCGCTTTGAAACCGACAAACGGAGAAAAGTACAGGAAGTGATGACAAAAGAAAACCTCATCACCGCACCCGAAGGTACAGACATGAAAAAAGCGGGACAGATTCTCCGTCAATACAAGATCGAGAAGCTTCCCGTTGTCAACAAACAGGGACGACTGATAGGATTGATCACTTACCGCGATATCCTTCAACTCATCAATAACCCCAATGCTGTAAAAGACGGGTACGGCAGGTTATTGGTAGGAGCCGCGCTCGGCATTACCAAAGACCTTCACGACCGCGCCGCGGCTTTACAACAAGTCGGCGTGGATGTGGTGAGCCTGGATAGTGCGCACGGTCACCATATTGGCGTAATCAACGCGTTAAAGTCGTTGAAGAAAAACTTTAAAGGACTACAGGTTATAGCAGGGAACATCGCCACAGCCGCGGGCGCGAAAGCACTTGCGGATGCAGGAGCTGATGCCGTTAAAGTAGGTATTGGACCAGGTTCTATATGTACCACACGCATTGTGGCCGGAGCCGGCGTACCGCAACTCACCGCCATCATGGAAGCGGCGGCGGCCCTGAAAGCAAAAGGCATTCCGGTAATCGCGGATGGTGGTATCCGTTATACCGGAGATATGGTGAAAGCGCTTTCCGCAGGTGCCAATGTGGTGATGATGG encodes the following:
- the guaB gene encoding IMP dehydrogenase, with the translated sequence MARINNSTAKSITSRFFGEGLTFDDVLLAPGFSEVLPREADIRSKLTKSITLNIPMLSAAMDTVTEATLAIALAREGGLGILHKNMSVEKQAEHVRKVKRSESGLIIDPVTLHEDATIADALRLMKENKIGGIPITDAKEKLVGILTNRDLRFETDKRRKVQEVMTKENLITAPEGTDMKKAGQILRQYKIEKLPVVNKQGRLIGLITYRDILQLINNPNAVKDGYGRLLVGAALGITKDLHDRAAALQQVGVDVVSLDSAHGHHIGVINALKSLKKNFKGLQVIAGNIATAAGAKALADAGADAVKVGIGPGSICTTRIVAGAGVPQLTAIMEAAAALKAKGIPVIADGGIRYTGDMVKALSAGANVVMMGSVFAGTEESPGETIIYEGRKFKEYRGMGSIGAMQQGSSDRYFQDMEDGIKKLVPEGIEGRIAYKGNLNEVVAQFVGGLRAGMGYTGSKDIKALQNATFVKITNAGMRESHAHDVEITKESPNYSRK